AGGTTGGGTTAAGCGACAGCGCAACCCAACAAAATTCCGTAAATGTTGTTTTACATAAGAGGGTGTTTGAAAAGTATTAAATAAAACCAATAATCTCCAAAAACCTAACCCCCCTACCCCCCTTCCCTACGTTAGCGCAGCGTGCCGAAGGCTGGGAAGGGGGTTTTCAAAGCCTCACCCCGCTTCGGGGAGAGGTTTGGAGAGGGGTTAATTTATACCTTGAAAACTTTTAAAACATCCTCTAAAGGTAGAGCCATATTTATTGATTATAGCACGTTTTACTCTAAATAATATCCCCGATTTATAATGTCAATTGATTATTTATTAAAAATAGAAAAAAGAAGACATGGATATTGATTCAAAACTTCATTAATCTATGGGAAAACCTGGAATAATTCTATCAATTTCCTGCATTAATCGTAAAGTTTCCGTCAAAGCAATGACAATTTTTTGATAATGGTTAATTTCCTCAATAGATAATTTTCGGTTGGCGTTTTTTCGGTCTTTTAACCATTTATCTAATACTTGATATCCACCAATTTTAAATTCCCAAATATGTGAGGGAATATCGGTAAAATAGCTTGCTTTATTGATATACACTCTTTGCAATTCTGAATTATAGGTAACTTCGCTAACTTGATTCTCTTCTATTCCTTGGTATGTTGTAGTTAAGCTATTAAGTATATCTGATTTCATTAAATGTAAATTAACTAATTCTTCTCCTTTGATAGCTAATTCGTGAAAGAGTTTTTGATTACTGGTTAAAGGAAGACGAGGAAAATCTATTTTCAGAAATTCAGCGTATCTAGTGCGATAGGTGGGACTGTGGAATATAGCATAAGCATAGTAAAATATTTCCTCTGGGGTGGGTATTTTACCAAGTTTTTCTTTGATAGCTTCTAGGAATTTTGGGGATAGGTTAGGAGTTTTTTCTAAAAATAAGTTAGTTTGATCATTTTCTGTATTAGGGTAAGTGTATAGAGGAACATAGTAACTCCGTTCTCTTGAATTAATTGATATACTATTACCGTCTCCTATATTTTGAGAAACGAAACAATGTTGAAACCCTATCTCTTTTTGCTGACGACATAAAATTAATGATAAATTATCAAATTGTAAATTTCTCATAACTTCATGTTTAGTCAGTTCGACAACATCTTTATGATGATAATAAAATCTTTTATCAAATGGACGATATAAATATGTAGTAAAATAACTCTTCCATTTTAAGTTTTTAGTTAATGATAATCTCTTTAAAGAAAGTTTCCAGTCACGAGTATCTTTTAAATCATAGATTTTAGATATTTGTTCATCTGTGATTTGTAGGTCTATAAAATCTTCTATTCGTTTATGAAGTTTATCTAAATCGAAATCTATCACAAAATGATCTCTATGAGTTGTAACCCCTGTTGAATTTACAGGAAAAATATCTGTAACATTCCACCCTTGATTATATTCCGTTGCTAAATCAAAATTTTTCGGTGCAAAAAAATAATTTGGTTCAGTCGGTTGTACCTCTATCCAATTAACACTATCTAAACTTGCAGAGTCTAAAAACTTATATTTCTCCTCACGACTTCCCCACAGATCATAATATAAGACCTTAGCCATTTCGGCTCTTGCGTCTCTGGATTTATAAGCCGTAGAAAAATAATCAGGTTCGCTTTTTTCGCGCACAGCAATTAAAATTGCTACACCTTGTTGAATATCAAACACATTTTGATCAATATTTCCCTCTGGAGTGGTTTCTTTTAATAAAGAATTACCATGTAAATCCATGATATATAAAGTATCAAAATACTTTAATAATTCTTCTCTCATACCTCGATGAATTAAACCATTAAGATAGGAATGATTAGTAATAAATCCAATAATACCATAGCCTTTAGGATTTTTTTGAATTTGATCTTGAGCAAAACGAATAAATTTAATATAATCATCATCTAAAGGTTGAATATTCTTTTCTTTTTCTAACCTGACTCTACCTTTATATGATTCCAAAAGTTCCCCAATATGGGTTAATTCCGTAATAGTTTTACCTGCTTTTCCAGTTTTATAAATCCGATTCCAAACTAAACCAGTATATTCAACATCTGCTAAATATCTTTCATCTTGATTTAAAACTCTTTTGCGTTTACTAGCATTTTGAGAACTGACAGAATAGGGAGGATTTCCTAATACCACCATTACCGGAATTTCTGTTTTTACTTTTCCTGCTTGACTTGATTCTTCCGCAATTATTTGAGTAATACCAGGAATTAAATCTCCTTCCTTTATTCCTTCTTCTAACGCATTTGTTAAATAAACTTTTAATCTTTCCTCTGGTGCAAATTTATAACCTAAATCTCCTAATAATAAACCTAATTTTAAATGCGCTATAGTATAAGGAGTCATTAATAACTCAAACCCAAATAAACGGTTTACAAGTTTTGTATCTCTTAAAAAACTATTCCAATTATCAATACCATATTTTTTGACATTATCACGAATTTGTTTAATAACTGCATATAAAAAAGTTCCTGTTCCGGTTGCGGGGTCAAGAATAGTTACTTTGCGATTTCCTAAACCATATTGTAAATCAAAGACTTTATCTAAAATATCATCAACAGCACGAACAATAAAATTAACTACAGGTTCAGGAGTATAATAAACTCCTCGACTTTTTCTTAATGAAGCTTGATAAGCGGCTAAAAATGTTTCATAAAAGTGAATGACTGGATCTTGTGTGCGGGTTTCTTGACCAAAGTTTTCTAAAATATTGGTCATATCTATTGTGTTAAATAAGTCTATTAAATTTTCAATTGATTTATGAATTTTACTAACACTATCAGTTCCTAAAACCAAATCAAATAAACCTTTTAAAAAAGGAATTCTATCACTAATATAAATACTTGCTGTTGTGCGACTAAATGCAAATTGTCCAGGGTTTTGTGCGTGACCAATTTTTGCGGTAAATAAACCATAAGCAATAGTTTGGGCATACATATCTGCAAATTTATCATTATCTATATCTAAAAGGAGTAACTTTTTAAATGTTTCTTTTAATAGATTTAATTCTTCTATTGTGGTTTCTATTTCTAAAGATGATTGAATAGCGTTTCTAATTGTTTTAGTATAAGCTGCCATTTCTTTAGCCAAATCATAATAGTTATTAATATCTTTGGCTTTTTGATTCAGAAATGATTGTAGTAATTCTCTAATAGGCTGTAAATCATTAACCAGAATAATTT
The window above is part of the Dolichospermum sp. DET69 genome. Proteins encoded here:
- a CDS encoding N-6 DNA methylase → MSEFNNYIQDLQENIKRGGERSHYPSLQRLIEGLMIGVNARIEEKGNQAGIPDLTIRKNDRILGYIEAKDINIDLSKIEKTAQLKRYLESNIGYNLILTNYLEFHWYVDGECEKTAKLADLEQGEIILVNDLQPIRELLQSFLNQKAKDINNYYDLAKEMAAYTKTIRNAIQSSLEIETTIEELNLLKETFKKLLLLDIDNDKFADMYAQTIAYGLFTAKIGHAQNPGQFAFSRTTASIYISDRIPFLKGLFDLVLGTDSVSKIHKSIENLIDLFNTIDMTNILENFGQETRTQDPVIHFYETFLAAYQASLRKSRGVYYTPEPVVNFIVRAVDDILDKVFDLQYGLGNRKVTILDPATGTGTFLYAVIKQIRDNVKKYGIDNWNSFLRDTKLVNRLFGFELLMTPYTIAHLKLGLLLGDLGYKFAPEERLKVYLTNALEEGIKEGDLIPGITQIIAEESSQAGKVKTEIPVMVVLGNPPYSVSSQNASKRKRVLNQDERYLADVEYTGLVWNRIYKTGKAGKTITELTHIGELLESYKGRVRLEKEKNIQPLDDDYIKFIRFAQDQIQKNPKGYGIIGFITNHSYLNGLIHRGMREELLKYFDTLYIMDLHGNSLLKETTPEGNIDQNVFDIQQGVAILIAVREKSEPDYFSTAYKSRDARAEMAKVLYYDLWGSREEKYKFLDSASLDSVNWIEVQPTEPNYFFAPKNFDLATEYNQGWNVTDIFPVNSTGVTTHRDHFVIDFDLDKLHKRIEDFIDLQITDEQISKIYDLKDTRDWKLSLKRLSLTKNLKWKSYFTTYLYRPFDKRFYYHHKDVVELTKHEVMRNLQFDNLSLILCRQQKEIGFQHCFVSQNIGDGNSISINSRERSYYVPLYTYPNTENDQTNLFLEKTPNLSPKFLEAIKEKLGKIPTPEEIFYYAYAIFHSPTYRTRYAEFLKIDFPRLPLTSNQKLFHELAIKGEELVNLHLMKSDILNSLTTTYQGIEENQVSEVTYNSELQRVYINKASYFTDIPSHIWEFKIGGYQVLDKWLKDRKNANRKLSIEEINHYQKIVIALTETLRLMQEIDRIIPGFPID